A region of Hemicordylus capensis ecotype Gifberg chromosome 17, rHemCap1.1.pri, whole genome shotgun sequence DNA encodes the following proteins:
- the DPM2 gene encoding dolichol phosphate-mannose biosynthesis regulatory protein isoform X2: MATATDQLVGYGLVAFSLVLFAYYTIWVILLPFIESDHLIHKYFLPREYSVIIPVVAGLLLLLFVGTFIAFITWKNRRSAKKSA; encoded by the exons Atg GCCACTGCTACAGACCAGTTGGTGGGATATGGCTTGGTAGCCTTCAGCCTGGTCCTTTTTGCCTACTACACCATTTGGGTGATCCTGCTG CCCTTCATCGAGAGTGACCACCTGATCCACAAGTATTTCTTGCCTCGGGAGTATTCAGTGATCATCCCTGTCGTTGCTGGGTTACTCTTGCTCCTCTTTGTCG GAACTTTCATAGCCTTCATCACGTGGAAGAATCGGAGGTCTGCGAAGAAATCTGCCTGA
- the DPM2 gene encoding dolichol phosphate-mannose biosynthesis regulatory protein isoform X1, whose translation MNAATATDQLVGYGLVAFSLVLFAYYTIWVILLPFIESDHLIHKYFLPREYSVIIPVVAGLLLLLFVGTFIAFITWKNRRSAKKSA comes from the exons ATGAATGCG GCCACTGCTACAGACCAGTTGGTGGGATATGGCTTGGTAGCCTTCAGCCTGGTCCTTTTTGCCTACTACACCATTTGGGTGATCCTGCTG CCCTTCATCGAGAGTGACCACCTGATCCACAAGTATTTCTTGCCTCGGGAGTATTCAGTGATCATCCCTGTCGTTGCTGGGTTACTCTTGCTCCTCTTTGTCG GAACTTTCATAGCCTTCATCACGTGGAAGAATCGGAGGTCTGCGAAGAAATCTGCCTGA